One Fimbriiglobus ruber genomic window carries:
- a CDS encoding DUF1559 domain-containing protein — MKTRRGGFTLIELLVVIAIISILIGLLLPAVQKVRAAAARTKCQNNLKQIGLALHNYHDANGAFPVGAGVANGLSWRVYVLPYIEQVSLFQQFNLGAGAWNGPNKLVYALNQIPNFNCPSVPSVLASNGSSLVNGQQTFTSDYHGVAGPIGTNPATGQAYLVQANPSGQGGFALEGILTLGDATTNFASITDGTSNTLMVGEVSVPWNGGILASDGADWVRGVGLGNGMASCRNVQYAINTPYNGIYNDISFSSQHTGGAQFVMGDGSVRFVQASIDLVVYKSTASMNGGEVQVAN; from the coding sequence GAAGACTCGTCGCGGTGGGTTTACGTTGATCGAGCTGTTGGTGGTGATCGCCATCATCTCGATCCTGATCGGGCTGCTGCTCCCGGCGGTGCAAAAGGTCCGCGCGGCGGCCGCCCGGACCAAGTGCCAGAACAATTTGAAACAGATCGGTTTGGCCCTGCACAACTACCACGACGCCAACGGCGCGTTCCCGGTCGGTGCGGGGGTCGCCAACGGGCTGAGCTGGCGGGTGTACGTCCTGCCGTACATCGAGCAGGTTTCGCTGTTCCAGCAGTTCAACCTCGGCGCCGGGGCCTGGAACGGGCCGAACAAGTTGGTGTACGCCCTCAACCAAATCCCGAACTTCAACTGCCCAAGCGTCCCGAGCGTCTTGGCGTCGAACGGATCGAGCCTGGTGAACGGGCAGCAGACGTTCACCTCCGACTACCACGGGGTGGCCGGGCCGATTGGAACCAACCCGGCCACCGGGCAGGCGTACCTGGTGCAAGCCAACCCGTCCGGGCAGGGGGGGTTCGCCCTCGAAGGCATCCTCACCCTGGGGGACGCGACGACTAATTTCGCCAGCATCACCGACGGCACCTCGAACACCCTGATGGTCGGGGAGGTGTCGGTCCCGTGGAACGGGGGCATTCTGGCCAGCGACGGGGCGGACTGGGTCCGCGGGGTCGGGTTGGGCAACGGGATGGCCTCATGCCGGAACGTGCAGTACGCGATCAACACCCCGTACAACGGGATTTACAACGACATCAGCTTCAGCAGCCAGCACACCGGCGGGGCCCAGTTCGTCATGGGCGACGGGTCGGTCCGGTTCGTCCAGGCGTCGATCGACCTGGTGGTGTACAAGTCGACGGCCAGCATGAACGGCGGAGAAGTGCAAGTCGCCAACTGA
- a CDS encoding DUF11 domain-containing protein — translation MTKPRRALGFVILIGVAVLSPARGLGQESEPSRVDPEVMPAQFVQPRGPAAAGPAQNEPPPAAVADPPTPVVRIQVRVPSHIAPGKDVAYKIIVTNTSQADAYRVTVRNPIPAGVVSVGGKTDPKPDKAEGTSSALSMTKPERPAAAAERPAAAAERPAAVPERPAAATPLPKELTWHIGTLRAGERKEIDLILNTSPDAKEISNKAFVSFEHGQAVLTRVDKPKLVVRKAAPKQAAQTDPLVVKVEITNTSRVSVSDVKLVEDVSKGFEFASDPDSDAGVSPQQRIWKIGTLRAGEKRDVQYRLTAKEAGDLYATSKVTSAEVAEVDLAESTTKVLKGDMTLEFEGPPKASAGEPAPYAIKITNTGTLPLAEIRIAAAVPEDCTVTKMTTGGRRFRDQLVWDIPDREGGPLKPGQSYMVRFGLKTNTPGTRTVRATADAGRGLERSREVVTTFQGAAALQWTASVDPVSLTVGGKGTLTVRVTNQGTEVAKDVRLQVELPPQIRVDKAVPANRDLKGGVAFDALVLSPGKSETYSLSYTAEAAGQAFFQMSLSAESLGERPLTKKQAVEIGAGR, via the coding sequence ATGACCAAACCGCGACGGGCTCTCGGCTTCGTGATTCTGATCGGTGTTGCGGTACTCTCGCCGGCACGCGGGCTCGGGCAAGAGTCCGAGCCGTCGCGCGTCGATCCGGAAGTGATGCCCGCGCAGTTCGTTCAGCCGCGCGGCCCCGCGGCGGCTGGCCCCGCACAAAACGAGCCGCCCCCGGCTGCGGTCGCCGACCCGCCCACACCCGTCGTGCGAATTCAAGTCCGCGTGCCGTCCCACATCGCACCGGGCAAAGACGTCGCCTACAAGATCATCGTCACCAACACGTCGCAAGCCGACGCGTACCGTGTGACCGTTCGCAACCCCATCCCGGCGGGGGTGGTGAGTGTCGGCGGCAAGACCGATCCGAAGCCTGACAAGGCGGAAGGCACGTCGTCGGCACTGTCGATGACGAAGCCGGAGCGACCGGCAGCGGCGGCGGAGCGACCAGCAGCGGCGGCGGAGCGACCGGCGGCGGTTCCGGAGCGACCGGCGGCGGCGACGCCCCTGCCAAAAGAGTTGACCTGGCACATCGGTACGCTCCGGGCCGGCGAACGGAAGGAAATTGACTTGATTTTGAATACCAGCCCGGACGCCAAGGAAATCAGCAACAAGGCGTTCGTTTCGTTCGAACACGGTCAGGCGGTGCTGACCCGGGTGGACAAGCCGAAGCTCGTCGTGCGCAAGGCCGCCCCGAAACAGGCCGCCCAGACCGACCCGCTCGTGGTGAAAGTGGAGATCACCAACACGAGTCGAGTTTCTGTCTCGGACGTGAAACTGGTCGAGGACGTGAGTAAGGGCTTCGAGTTCGCGTCCGACCCGGACAGCGACGCGGGTGTGAGCCCGCAGCAGCGAATCTGGAAGATCGGCACCCTCCGGGCCGGCGAGAAGCGCGACGTGCAATACCGCCTCACCGCGAAAGAGGCTGGGGACCTGTACGCCACGTCGAAGGTGACGAGTGCGGAAGTGGCCGAAGTCGACCTCGCCGAGAGTACGACCAAGGTTCTCAAGGGTGACATGACCCTGGAATTCGAGGGTCCGCCCAAGGCCAGCGCGGGTGAACCCGCCCCTTACGCGATCAAGATTACGAACACCGGGACTCTCCCCCTCGCCGAAATCCGCATCGCGGCCGCCGTGCCGGAAGATTGCACGGTCACGAAAATGACGACCGGCGGACGACGGTTCCGCGACCAACTCGTTTGGGACATCCCGGACCGCGAGGGCGGCCCGCTGAAGCCGGGGCAGTCTTACATGGTCCGGTTCGGGTTGAAGACGAATACCCCGGGCACGCGCACCGTCCGCGCCACGGCCGACGCCGGCCGCGGGTTGGAGCGGAGCCGCGAGGTGGTCACGACCTTCCAGGGCGCCGCCGCACTGCAATGGACGGCTTCCGTCGACCCGGTTTCACTCACCGTCGGCGGCAAGGGTACACTGACCGTCCGCGTCACTAATCAGGGTACCGAGGTGGCGAAGGACGTGCGGCTCCAGGTGGAACTGCCCCCTCAGATTCGGGTCGACAAAGCGGTTCCCGCGAATCGAGACCTGAAGGGTGGCGTCGCGTTCGACGCGCTCGTGTTGTCGCCCGGCAAGAGTGAGACTTATAGCTTGTCGTATACGGCTGAGGCTGCGGGGCAGGCGTTCTTTCAGATGAGCCTTTCGGCCGAAAGTCTCGGCGAGCGACCGTTGACCAAGAAACAGGCCGTGGAAATCGGGGCCGGTCGATAG
- a CDS encoding tyrosine-type recombinase/integrase, producing MARPHKPWYRAPRQTWYVEVDGKQIPLAKGPKAATQKEAYAAFNKLMEHVDAPEGNVRQDSMISILGRFLGWTKKHKAPATYDQRRYFLKSFVKYKGASKFRPERVTVDFVEDWLDSHPKWKASRRHAILCLTQAFNWAVKRGKLAKNPITGIDIPTQTRTLTYLTAAQRKTIYEATKDIAFKRLLTAMQETGCRPGELSAVESANAKLEIGVWVLPQHKTGKKTGKPRTVYLTAVMVEMTRELADKNPTGPLFLNYRKKPWNRNSIRCRFRTLRKQFPEFGHFTAYSFRRAFVTDALERGVDIAQVAELVGHTSTDMVMRHYNQLQERVAHMREMAEKATK from the coding sequence ATGGCCCGTCCGCACAAGCCTTGGTATCGTGCCCCCCGCCAGACTTGGTACGTCGAGGTCGACGGCAAGCAAATCCCCCTCGCCAAAGGGCCGAAAGCCGCGACACAGAAGGAAGCCTACGCCGCCTTCAACAAGCTCATGGAACACGTGGACGCTCCAGAAGGAAACGTCCGCCAAGATTCGATGATCTCGATACTCGGGCGATTTCTCGGTTGGACCAAGAAGCACAAAGCGCCCGCCACTTACGATCAGCGCCGATACTTCCTGAAATCCTTCGTCAAGTACAAGGGAGCGAGCAAGTTCCGACCGGAGAGGGTCACCGTCGATTTCGTCGAAGACTGGCTCGATTCCCATCCCAAATGGAAAGCATCTCGCCGCCACGCAATCCTCTGCCTCACCCAGGCGTTCAACTGGGCGGTAAAACGGGGAAAGCTTGCCAAGAACCCCATCACCGGCATCGACATCCCGACCCAAACGCGGACGCTCACTTACCTCACGGCCGCACAACGGAAAACCATTTACGAGGCGACCAAGGATATCGCTTTTAAGCGGCTTCTGACGGCCATGCAAGAAACCGGCTGTCGCCCGGGCGAGCTGTCCGCAGTGGAGTCGGCAAACGCCAAACTTGAAATCGGTGTGTGGGTTCTCCCGCAACATAAGACCGGGAAGAAGACGGGTAAGCCGCGGACGGTATATTTGACCGCAGTGATGGTCGAAATGACCAGGGAACTCGCCGATAAGAACCCGACCGGACCGCTATTCCTCAACTACCGAAAGAAGCCTTGGAATCGGAACTCGATCCGGTGCCGCTTCCGCACGCTCAGGAAGCAATTCCCCGAGTTCGGCCATTTCACGGCTTATAGCTTCCGCCGTGCATTCGTAACCGACGCCTTGGAACGCGGCGTCGACATTGCCCAGGTTGCGGAACTCGTTGGCCATACTTCGACCGATATGGTCATGCGCCATTACAACCAACTACAAGAGCGGGTCGCCCACATGCGAGAAATGGCCGAGAAGGCCACAAAATGA
- a CDS encoding helix-turn-helix domain-containing protein, with protein MSAKQEYSRVIGADSSAKIMTPKGDTDENTERQKQLPTYLTVAQLAACWRVSRSIIYALVSGGQLPSIRVGLGRGTIRILEAAADAYLKKNSRDDEQTFAEHFS; from the coding sequence TTGTCAGCGAAACAAGAGTACAGCCGCGTCATCGGGGCAGATAGTTCGGCTAAAATTATGACCCCGAAGGGCGACACTGACGAGAACACGGAACGGCAAAAACAGTTGCCGACATACCTGACCGTCGCTCAGCTCGCCGCATGCTGGCGAGTGAGCCGTTCGATTATCTATGCGCTCGTGTCAGGGGGGCAACTCCCAAGCATCAGAGTCGGCCTCGGTCGGGGAACAATCCGAATTTTGGAGGCGGCCGCCGACGCATATCTCAAGAAAAATTCCCGAGACGATGAGCAGACATTTGCCGAACACTTCTCTTGA
- a CDS encoding type IV secretory system conjugative DNA transfer family protein, protein MFDFFRLPGSRPRDAVLRLTPRDWITQPQCCSNIFISGMIGSGKTTGICSNLALGLYCHPSRPGALILCQKPDEGARHIAYARQTGRLSDVIHVTPGGRWRMNLLDSELNAKGGGVESAKALLGVIMEAANRNRQRTSSDSYWPESSERQMGYAMSILQMASLVVGFQEVLEFCQSCPNSPEQLKDPKWRGSSFAAKCVLAASINHADDRNFKMAWEWFSTEWPELSEKTRSIIQSVTLNTLDKLLSNRFADLITGDTTFTAEEALREGKLVIFDVPGAVFGPPAQWAAVAVKLLFQRAAMRRSLKGECRPFIFYTDEAANFCVPELDAMFLSQSRQFKCICVNVIQNIPLAVTALGSSEAARHQVQAWISNHATVIGCANSDPETNKLLSSFAGEVKEVTFGGSNGSSQPYDIVGDFLGQQQGNVTASWSQAFRPALPSELFLGLAKGHRGIVEAYVFQSGRSFASNGKTWIKASFRQRF, encoded by the coding sequence ATGTTCGACTTCTTTCGCCTTCCTGGTAGCCGACCACGTGACGCAGTCCTCCGGCTCACCCCACGAGACTGGATCACTCAGCCGCAATGCTGCTCGAACATTTTCATCAGCGGGATGATCGGCTCTGGAAAGACAACGGGTATTTGCTCGAACCTGGCCTTGGGGCTTTATTGCCATCCGTCCCGTCCTGGTGCCTTAATCCTGTGTCAAAAACCCGATGAGGGGGCTCGGCACATCGCTTACGCTCGCCAAACGGGTCGGCTGTCTGACGTAATTCACGTGACACCCGGTGGTCGGTGGCGGATGAATTTACTGGATTCCGAACTCAACGCGAAAGGGGGTGGGGTGGAGAGCGCGAAGGCCCTCCTCGGCGTCATCATGGAAGCCGCAAACAGGAACCGACAGCGGACCAGTTCAGACAGCTACTGGCCGGAGTCTTCGGAACGCCAGATGGGCTACGCGATGTCCATCCTCCAGATGGCCAGTCTCGTCGTGGGATTTCAGGAGGTACTCGAATTTTGCCAATCCTGCCCCAATAGCCCGGAGCAGCTCAAAGACCCGAAGTGGCGGGGATCTTCCTTCGCGGCGAAGTGCGTTCTGGCCGCGTCGATCAATCACGCGGACGACCGGAACTTCAAAATGGCCTGGGAGTGGTTTAGTACCGAATGGCCCGAGCTTTCAGAAAAGACGCGTAGCATCATTCAGTCGGTGACTCTAAATACCCTCGACAAGCTGCTCTCGAATCGCTTTGCGGATCTCATTACCGGAGACACGACGTTCACTGCCGAGGAAGCGTTGAGGGAGGGGAAACTGGTCATCTTCGACGTGCCGGGGGCTGTTTTCGGACCACCCGCACAATGGGCAGCGGTAGCCGTCAAGCTCCTATTCCAACGCGCTGCGATGCGGCGAAGCCTCAAGGGTGAATGCCGACCCTTCATTTTTTACACGGATGAAGCGGCAAATTTCTGTGTTCCCGAACTTGACGCGATGTTCCTGAGCCAGTCCCGGCAATTCAAGTGTATCTGCGTCAACGTGATTCAAAATATCCCGCTTGCAGTCACTGCATTAGGCAGCAGTGAAGCGGCACGACACCAAGTCCAGGCATGGATAAGTAATCATGCGACAGTTATAGGCTGTGCAAATTCAGATCCTGAAACAAACAAGCTGCTGTCCAGCTTCGCGGGTGAAGTGAAGGAGGTCACTTTCGGTGGCTCGAACGGTTCTAGTCAGCCCTACGACATCGTGGGCGACTTCCTCGGCCAACAACAGGGCAACGTAACCGCAAGCTGGAGCCAAGCTTTCAGACCTGCACTACCGTCAGAATTATTTCTTGGACTTGCAAAGGGCCACCGGGGAATCGTCGAGGCTTACGTATTCCAATCCGGCCGGAGCTTCGCCAGTAACGGAAAGACCTGGATCAAGGCCTCGTTCCGGCAGCGCTTCTAG
- a CDS encoding ParB/RepB/Spo0J family partition protein, with protein MSAQVPTSATPPAESEMARTQPKPDGIRILPPEMSILAPDPSRFYSFHTDQVNFDPDNSPGRIDDVKDLVDSVGALKQQIPGIVYPHPGMPGKYIAADGNRRLMACRILGIPFQAIVLDHQPSKKELRRIRVAANNAHKHMSPDQIADEIREHIAETGDTQEQAAEFFGISPSYVSKILAPSKWLLPELSTLADNPKISKAVIRIVATMPTPEKQKQLAEHVLAHIKQHGKAKRDNIQRIANEIKGKKAKKSRPATATKDGASLILPSDWRWERVVRWMAEQLKKFEREAKLEAEGKETRPITDLQKLL; from the coding sequence ATGTCAGCCCAAGTCCCCACCAGTGCCACACCACCGGCCGAGTCCGAGATGGCTCGGACACAACCGAAGCCGGATGGAATACGCATCCTTCCACCCGAGATGTCAATCCTCGCCCCCGACCCCAGCCGATTTTACTCGTTTCATACAGACCAAGTGAATTTCGATCCCGACAACTCACCGGGAAGAATCGACGATGTGAAAGATCTGGTAGACAGCGTTGGGGCACTCAAGCAGCAGATCCCGGGAATCGTCTATCCGCACCCAGGGATGCCGGGGAAGTATATCGCGGCCGATGGTAACCGTCGGTTAATGGCGTGCCGTATCCTCGGCATCCCGTTCCAGGCGATCGTGCTAGACCATCAGCCTAGCAAAAAAGAACTCCGGCGCATCCGGGTCGCCGCGAACAATGCTCATAAGCACATGAGTCCGGATCAAATCGCCGACGAGATCCGCGAACACATCGCGGAAACCGGGGATACACAGGAACAAGCGGCCGAGTTCTTCGGAATCAGCCCGAGCTACGTCAGTAAAATTCTCGCACCTTCAAAATGGCTCCTACCAGAACTAAGCACGCTTGCGGACAATCCAAAGATCAGCAAGGCCGTGATCCGGATCGTCGCGACTATGCCCACGCCCGAGAAGCAGAAACAACTGGCCGAACACGTTCTGGCTCACATTAAACAACATGGGAAAGCCAAGAGGGACAACATCCAGCGGATCGCGAACGAGATAAAAGGCAAGAAGGCCAAGAAGTCAAGGCCTGCCACGGCTACCAAAGACGGTGCGAGTCTGATCCTTCCCAGCGATTGGCGGTGGGAACGGGTCGTAAGATGGATGGCCGAACAGCTCAAGAAGTTCGAGCGGGAGGCTAAGCTCGAAGCGGAAGGCAAGGAAACACGCCCGATCACGGATCTCCAGAAACTGCTGTAG